The Raphanus sativus cultivar WK10039 chromosome 6, ASM80110v3, whole genome shotgun sequence sequence TCTTCTGGAAGTTGTTCAAGTCTTGACTGATCTTAACCTCACCATCAAGAAAGCTTACATCTCCTCTGATGGTGGCTGGTTCATGGATGTTTTCAACGTTACTGACCAAGATGGAAACAAAGTCACCGATGAAATAGTTCTTGATTACATCCGTAAAGTAAGTGATTGTTAGACCTCTTAGGTTTTGATGATATGGTAATTAACTCTCTTTTGTGTTTATTTTGCAGTCTCTTGGACCTGATGACTCTTCTTGCTACAGCCCTAGATCAACCATTGGTGTTAAACAATCCGTCGACTTCACCGTCATTGAGCTAACCGGAACCGACAGACCCGGTTTGTTGTCTGAGCTATGCGCTGTGCTAACGGACCTTCAGTGCAATGTGGTCAACGCTGAGATCTGGACGCATAGAGCAAAAGCAGCGGCGGTTTTGCAAGTGACGGACGAGGAAACCTGCGCTGCAGTCACTGATCCAGAGAGGTTGTCCCAGATTAGGAAGCTTCTCGGTTACGTGCTTACAGGGGGAAGCAGGAGCAGGAGGTCCCGTGAGCCCAAAACCAcggtttcttcttctctcgaCGAGACTTATGCTGATCGTAAGCTTCATCAGTTGATGTTTGCTGACAGAGATTATGATGAGTGGGAGAATAGaattggtgatgatgatgaggataaGAGCGGGAGAGTGATTCCAGATGTGGATGTCTCCAACTTGCATGATCTGGATTACTCAGTTGTGATGATCAAATGTAAAGATAGACCAAAGCTTCTGTTTGATACCGTCTTCACTTTGACTGATATGAAGTATGTGGTTTCACATGCTAGTATTGATGCTGAAGGCCCTGAAGCTTATCAGGTATGTGGTTTCACTCATTTGGCTATTATGCAAATTTAAGCTCTTTTCTTGATCATtaaatttctgttttttttttgtaggaatATTACATAAGACATACAGATGGATCTCCAGTCAAATCTGAGGCAGAAAGACAACGAGTGATCAAATGTCTTAAAGCAGCTATTCAGAGAAGAGTCTCtgaggtaaaaaaaaattgtcatttgCTTGAAGAAGAGTCATAAGAATGCTGTCTGTGTTGTGCCCTAACATTTGGTTCTTGTTTCAATGTTTATAGGGCTTGAAGCTTGAGCTTTGCACTTCAGATAGAGTAGGGTTACTCTCTGATGTGACTCGGATATTCCGTGAGAACAGTCTCACAGTAACGAGAGCAGAAGTGAAAACAAAAGGAGGGAAAGCTCTCAACACATTCTATGTGAAGGATGCTTCTGGTTACCAAGTTGATGCTAAGACCATAGATGCAATTAGGCAAGTCATTGGTCAGACAATACTCCAAGTGAAAGGTGGAAACACAGAGGTGAAACCGTGTACTCAAGAATCACAGACGGGGTTTCTCTTTGGTGTTTTCAAGTCTAGATCTTTTGTCAATTTCGGGTTGATCAGATCTTGAAGTTCTTGAAGGAAGTGCGACTCTCTATCTGTAAATGACAGTGGTAGTAGTACATTGTGTGAATATGTAGATAAAGAAGCTCTTTTAAGACATCAATTTAGGACATCAATGTTTAGGGctttttagtatatattcttGTGTAGAATCTTTGGTTTTACATTTGTGgatgtatataaaaaattggaTTATTATTAATATCATTTTCCGCAAGTGCTGGTTTGGTAAATCTCATAACATTTCATCTGCCCTTGTTCATAGTTAGTAAATAAtctttaaagaaacaaaaattggTATCGAGGGCTTATTCTaatattaaacaaagaaaaagtaGAAGAGAagaattttttcttctttccatAAGCTAATCTATCAGTTCATGTGCCCTTATAAACAAAGActtctaaaagaaaaaagaccGATCGGTGCTTGTGCTTCCGGCCGACGGTGAGGCTTCTCTAGCCGCCGTTGGTCTGGCCTCTGTTTATTTTCACTGCTTAGTATGTATGTTGCATTATCGGCTTCGGCGTCGCATCTATTATAAGGTGGTCGGTCGACTTTTTCGATTCCGGGATGGGACAGCTTCTTCAGAGGTTCCTTTGCCGGCTTTTTGTCTCCGGGATAAGGTGGTTTATAACCATCGATTATCGCCGGCTTTCGTCTGGGGTGATCTCATGTTCTCGTTGATCTACGAATCCGGATTGAATATGCGTCTCAGCCTCTCGTGCTTCTCGGTCACCGATGTATGGATGTCGGAGATGGAGGTTCGATGGTAGGCGAGTCATCTTTAAGCGATTTCGTCGATCAGATCAAAGTCTCTTGTATGCGTTGTTGTCTACGAGAGTGCGGATGAATGGTTGGTGGTTTGGTCTTGTTTCCCGGTGCCGTATCCGCCGTCGGTGGTGAAGCGGAGTGCTTCTGGTTCCGGAGGATGAAGGAGGGCGCTCGTCTGGACGCGTGTCCCTGATCTGCATCTCAATCGAACACGTGGTTTGTGTGTCGACGTGTGTAAAGGTCTAGTTGTGGGTTTGacctaaatttgatttttggtaGCTTGGGCTTTTTCTAGGCCGTATGTTACAATAGTTTGGGCTTGGTTCAGTTGGGCCTCGACCCattgataatattatattagatggcaaaaaaattCTAGACTTTTTGCAAAGTCAACCAAAATTGGATCATGATCCTTGTTGATTGGCGTGCCACATCTTCGACTATGACTGCCTCCACGTATCACTTGGTTGTATCCATAACATTTTAATGTTTTCTTATGAAACTAAACGAGAAAAGCTTGCATccaccaactttttttttttttcctcgatGAACTTCATTTAAGACAACAACCATTTTTACAAAGATGGAACCAGAGCCGGTGAACGAGTTACATGTTCCCGAAAACCATTAAGAACATAATCAAGCTAAGAACTTAACAATCTAAAACCGGATCAAACAAGATAAAGttatgaaaatagtaaaaaaaatcaagtaaaGGAGGAGAAGAGGAATTGCAAACATCCACTGCCAAACTTTATTGAGGAAGACCAAGAGCGTCACTCTTATTTCTGCTCTAAACCACTCAAATCCCACTACGGAGCCATGAGTACGAACCAATTGGTACAACCTAGGAAGACTCAGGGAAGAACCTGGTTGAACTGAAGACTTCCAGCGGCTGGATGAAATTGAGCCGGAGCTCCAAATCCTTTGAACATGCCGGTTAAACCAACCACCGCAATAGCCGCACCGTCGCATTGAAACAAGGATAAGCCAACCTCCTAAACCTGACAACTTCACCATCACAACAACGCTATAAAGCTGCGATGATCCACAGAAGAGAGACGCACAAACAAAGCCGGAGCCGACAAGATCCCGAGAACCACATCTAAGGTCTTAGAAACCAAATAGAGCAACAACAGCGAAGATCAAAGATCACAGGAAGAACATGCAAGCACCAAACCTCGCAGCATAACCCAATTAGAAATCATCGATCTTGATCGAGATCTGAGATTGAAAGATACGAAGCTGAAACAAAAGGATCTAAACATGCAAGataaacaacaaacaaatcTAACAAGATCTGACCGACGCCGTGGCTGAGAAACCCACCGAAGTCGGTCAGAGAAACGTCAATGATCAGAGACGAAGAGAGAAGTTGGAGCGTTAAGCTAGAGAGAGGTGTGAAGGAAACTGAACTTTTATCTTATTACTTGAGAAAACTGTAATACTCGGATGCCTTGCAATGACGACAATCAGTCTCAATATAAAGCGCTAAGAGAAAGATCTAGACACTAGGATAACAGCTGTAAGGATAAGGTCTTGACTAGCCCACGCAAGACGTTAAGAGAGGAGTAAAGCAATTCTGGATAGGGAGCTGTGAGGAACCCGTACAAGCCTCCTCTGTTACGCAAGCCGACAAAGAGTAAAGAGGAGATGACCGTTGATGAAgaagagatgatctttgatcTTGGGCCTTGTTACTCCTCATGGGCTTCGTAACTAGATGGGCTTcactaacactccccctcaaactTTGCGTGGGAGATTCTTCAACGCCAAGTTTGCTTCTCAATTGCTCAAACGCCTTCCGAGCCAGGGGTTTGGTAAAAATGTCTGCAATTTGCTGCTCCGCTGGGATATGCTTAGTTTCAATGAGCCCAAGAGCCACATGTTCTCGGATATAATGCCAGTCTCTGTCAAAATGTTTAGACTTCTTGTGCAGAGCTGGATTTGTGCTTAAGTAAACTGCCGATAGGTTGTCACATAACAGCAGTGTGGCATGATCTTGCGGGATATTCAAGTCACGCAGGAGTTGAGAGATCCAGGTTATTTCTTGAGCCGTCTCCGCTAAGGCTATGTATTCTGCCTCCGTAGATGATCTTGAGACTGTGTCCTGTCTTTTTGCTGACCACGAGACTAGGTTCGAACCCAAGATAGTGCAGAAACCAGTTGTGGAACGCTTGGTCTCTCTGCATCCACCCCAATCACTGTCACAGTAAGCCATTAACGACATGTCTTTGCTCTTCTTAATGTGGAGACCATACTTCAGTGAGCCCTTTAGATATCTTAGAATCCGCTTCAGGAGAGCAAAGTCGGTAACTGTAGGAGCATGCATTCGTTGACACACCAGATTAACTGCATATTGAATGTCAGGACGAGTGATGGTGAGGTACTGCAGTTTGCCTGCAAGACTCCTAAAGTATGTAGGTTCTGAAAACAAGTTGTCATCCACCGATTCAATACGTTGAGGGAGAGGAGTGGGCATGGGATTACAGTCGGACATCGCAGCCACATGAAGAATCTCTTTGATGTAAGCTTGCTGATGCAGAAAGATGCCATCCACAAGAGTGTCCATCTCAATTCCCAAAAAATAAGATGGTCGTCCCATATCTTTTATTGAGAACCGAGAGACAACTTGTTGACTAGAGCTTGAAGCAATTTCTCATCACTACCCGTAAGAAGTATGTCATCTACATACAATAGGAGGACCATGAACTGATTGTCTCTGCAGTAAGTGAACAAAGACGGATCAGACATGCTGCAGACAAAACCAAAGTCGATCAAGAAGTTACTGAAAGTATCAAACCAGGCCCTCGGTGCCTGTTTAAGACCATATAAGGCTTTTGTGAGCTTCCCGATGTAGTCAGGTTTCTGAGGATCCACAAAGCCAGCAGGTTGAGACATGTATACAGGTTCTTTTAACTCTCCGTGAAGGAAGGCACTTGACACATCCAATTGCTTGATTGGCCAGCTGAGAGTGGTTACAATATTCAACATCAACCGTATAGTTGCAGTCCTCACCACTGGACTGAAGGTCTTCAAATAATCGATGCCTTCCTCCTGTTCATAGCCCTTTGCTACTAATCTTGATCGCAGCTTCTTTACTGTACCATCAGGATTCAGCTTCACCGTATGTACCCATTTGTTGCTCAGTATGTTCATCCCTTCTGAAGGAGGAACCAACGACCAAGTGTCAAGCATATGAATGTTATTCATCTCCAGCGAAACTGCAGCATTCCAGCCAGGATGCTTCATCGCTTCCTCAATGGTCTTTGGAATAGTTACAGAATATTGAGGAGCAAGTAAAGCATATCTGGTGTTGGGTTTGTGGATTCCAGCTTTGGCTCTAGTTTGCATAGGATGAACATTAGGAACTGGCTCTGCTTGGAGAGGAACCGGAGGGATGATAGCTTCTTGTTCATTATTATCAGCTTCATCATTGTTGTTATCTTGAAACTGTTCTGCTACTTGAGCTGGAGGTTCAGACACTGGGACTTGAGGCAAAGGGAAGATGCGAGTGATCCTGGTGTCTTCCATAGGTACAGGTTCAGTAACTGTAGCTGATTGCCAGGCCTTCAGTAGTGCAGAGTCATATTTAGGCAGCAGATGTTTGTATTGTTCTGCAAAGGGGAAGACATTTTCATCAAAGATGGCGTGCCTCGTGATATAGACCCGACCAGTAGGGGGATACAAACATCTGTAGCCCTTGTGCTGACTGATGTACCCTACAAACACACATTGAAGGGATTTGGGATCAAATTTGTGTGTCTGTAGAGGTCGTAAGCATGGATAACAAGCGGAGCCAAAAACTCTAAGCGCTTGATAACTTGGTTTCTTCTGAAACAGAGCTTCATATGGACTTTTGTTATTCAACGCTGACGAAGGCAGTAAGTTACTTAAGTAGCTGGCTGTTGCAAAGGCTTCAACCCACAGATTGAGAGGCAAATGAGATTGATACAACATCGATAAGCCTAACTCCGTGAAGTAGCGATGACGTCTCTCTGCTAACCCATTCTGTTCTAGAGTGTGAGGACAAGACAACCGGTGAACTATGCCATTAGCTTGTAAGAACTGCTTCATTTGCGTATTCACAAACTCTCCACCACCATCTGACTGAAACTCTTTAATGCACTTGTCAAATTGTTTCTCAACCAAAACCTTGAAAGCTTGAAATATTGGAAAGAAATCTGATTTATTCCGCAGAGGATTTAGCCAAGAAAAACGGGTACAATCATCGATCAAGACATCATAATAACGGAAACCCTGACTAGAAATAACTGGAGAAGGACCCCACAAATCACAATGGATCATTTCCAAAGGTTGAGAAACATGAAAATTTGACTGAAAAAACTGCAACTTATGACTCTTTCCCATTTGACAAGATTGACAAACAAGACTCTTTCTGCTCTTATTGATGTTAATCTCGTTGCCTTGTTGAAGTTGTTGAAGGACTTTGTAGTTTGCATGCCCAAGTCTTAGATGCCACAGATCTTCTGAAGCAGTAACCTGACGATCTGAGAAGAAAGCTGCAGACACTTCATCCTTCAACAAGTAGAGTCCTTTATTTCGACTTCCCTTGGCCACTACTTTCTCCTTAAGGAGGTCAATGACATATACATGATTAGCATAAAAAATACCCCACAGGGATGATCCTCACACAGACGAGAAACAGATAACAAAGACTTCTGTATATCTGGACAAACTAGAACTTCATGTAACTGTAAATTACCTGAAGCAGAAGAAATTGTGGCAGAACCTACGTGAGTGATGGGAAGATACGCACCATCTCCCACCATAACAGCATCCGTACCCTCATAAGGCTGAACTCCCTGAAGATTGGCAGAGGATGAAGTGATATGCGCGGTTGCACCTGAGTCTGGAAACCAATCTTTGTCACTAGCAACCCTGAGAGAGTTGAAAGCTGCAGCCGGTTGATAATTGTTATCAAACCGATTGTAACACTTGAGGGCAGTATGCCCCACACGACCACATATCTGACAGGTTGGTCTCTCACTCTGagggttgttgttgttggattGATGTTGAGTGAACCCACGACCACGGCTAGAGTAACCACCTCTTCCTCTGTAAGGACCAGAACGACCTCTTCTTCTGTAGTTTGGATTGTAACCCGGGTTCATGTTCTGACTTGCAAATGCCATTTGAGGATTAACCGCATGGACCTCTTCATAGGACTTGAGCTTCACATCAAATGCTTGGACCTCAGATACAACATCATTGAATGTTGGCGCAGGAAACTTGCTGAGAGAGCTTTGAATCACAGTTGTGATAGGATCAAACTCACGCCCAAGACCATTGAGAAACCCAAAGATTTttagagattcatcaatggGCTTACCAATGTCACTGAG is a genomic window containing:
- the LOC108807385 gene encoding ACT domain-containing protein ACR5 — encoded protein: MDVCLSYSYHMDDEIAKFIKRVNPPRVVIDNEVCKNVTVIKVDSANKHGILLEVVQVLTDLNLTIKKAYISSDGGWFMDVFNVTDQDGNKVTDEIVLDYIRKSLGPDDSSCYSPRSTIGVKQSVDFTVIELTGTDRPGLLSELCAVLTDLQCNVVNAEIWTHRAKAAAVLQVTDEETCAAVTDPERLSQIRKLLGYVLTGGSRSRRSREPKTTVSSSLDETYADRKLHQLMFADRDYDEWENRIGDDDEDKSGRVIPDVDVSNLHDLDYSVVMIKCKDRPKLLFDTVFTLTDMKYVVSHASIDAEGPEAYQEYYIRHTDGSPVKSEAERQRVIKCLKAAIQRRVSEGLKLELCTSDRVGLLSDVTRIFRENSLTVTRAEVKTKGGKALNTFYVKDASGYQVDAKTIDAIRQVIGQTILQVKGGNTEVKPCTQESQTGFLFGVFKSRSFVNFGLIRS